In Planctomycetota bacterium, one DNA window encodes the following:
- a CDS encoding glycyl-radical enzyme activating protein yields the protein METGLVFNIQRYSIQDGPGIRTTVFLKGCPMDCWWCHNPESQDPEAEIVVIEGRCMRCGECRKACPQEGAGAPKTPDGNRRCVRCGACVTACPTGARQMVGRPMTVADVVAEVLKDRVFYEESGGGVTFSGGEPLLQPGFLKAVLAACRSAGLHTAVDTCGFAPKEDLLAIAPLADLFLYDLKFMDEASHVRYTGASSACILDNLRALGRVHENIWIRVPIIPGINDSADHLEALARCASSLSGVRQVNLLPYHEAGAYKSPRVGKAYRLEKIAPPSPEHMEDVAAKFRGHGLNVKIGG from the coding sequence ATGGAAACCGGCCTCGTTTTCAACATCCAGCGGTATTCCATCCAGGACGGTCCCGGGATTCGGACGACCGTGTTCCTGAAAGGGTGCCCCATGGACTGCTGGTGGTGCCACAACCCCGAAAGCCAGGACCCCGAGGCCGAGATCGTCGTCATCGAGGGCCGTTGCATGCGCTGCGGCGAGTGCCGGAAGGCCTGTCCGCAAGAAGGCGCCGGCGCACCGAAGACTCCGGACGGCAATCGGCGATGCGTCCGGTGCGGCGCCTGCGTCACGGCCTGCCCGACGGGCGCGCGGCAGATGGTGGGCCGGCCCATGACGGTGGCGGACGTGGTCGCCGAGGTCCTCAAGGACCGCGTGTTTTACGAGGAGTCCGGCGGCGGCGTGACCTTCTCCGGCGGAGAGCCGCTCCTCCAGCCGGGGTTCCTGAAGGCCGTCCTCGCGGCCTGCCGCAGCGCAGGTCTCCACACGGCCGTGGACACCTGCGGTTTCGCCCCGAAGGAAGACCTTCTGGCCATCGCGCCGCTGGCGGACCTTTTCCTCTACGACCTCAAGTTCATGGACGAGGCATCGCACGTCCGGTACACCGGCGCGTCGAGCGCCTGCATCCTGGACAACCTGCGGGCCTTGGGCCGGGTCCACGAGAACATCTGGATCCGCGTACCCATCATTCCGGGCATCAACGACAGCGCCGACCATCTGGAGGCGTTAGCGCGGTGCGCGTCTTCCCTATCGGGCGTGCGCCAGGTAAACTTGCTTCCGTATCACGAGGCGGGGGCCTACAAGTCCCCGCGCGTGGGCAAGGCGTATCGGCTTGAGAAGATTGCGCCGCCGTCGCCGGAGCACATGGAGGATGTGGCGGCGAAGTTCCGAGGCCATGGTCTCAACGTCAAGATAGGCGGGTAG